The proteins below come from a single Tribolium castaneum strain GA2 chromosome 9, icTriCast1.1, whole genome shotgun sequence genomic window:
- the IntS6 gene encoding integrator complex subunit 6, with product MTIIVFLIDTSASMLQRTYIGGRTTLLDVAKSAVETFVKIRQRSMDSRIDRYMLLTFEETPNNIKAGWKENLATFMNELKNLQCYSMTTMGVAVKQAFDILNINRMTSGIDTYGQGRCPFFLETSVIVLITDGGKLTTINGVHEEFNLPMHSPVPGSELTREPFRWDQRLFALVLRLTGTPAIERDTGLVPSDSSPIDAMCEVTGGRSYCITSHRMLNQCIDSLVQKVQNGVVINFEKIGPDPPPPVMEKGEDGKEESKDDEFDRMNPPILSTNWHNCRKMIYVPKSSKSYCVGFWPIPESFWPEVTASVLPARSAHPNIKFTCTNSEPLVIENLPFDKYELEPSPLTQYVLSRKQPKTCWQVFVANSYKNSEVGHPFGYLKASTNLSCVNLFVMPYNYPVLLPLLDELAKIHRWKPTNEWRTQFQNYLRTLPAYYAGPLRRALTRMGTPLALAQTLIPENSENLSYSVSNYLKRLKNQAKVEYDKLCSEITLRQNAQLNMKQNSEQIRVMPKVTLKKELISHPLLMDKFNAHRDQLLDQSNPFHVTLDKERQNVSFKNPFDIPRNRLVQQVVRMRNNFLQPDWISLDQDSAHSLPISQMGNYQEYLKRQTPQLREIESAPVRQHMFGNPFKIDKRMMVDEADIDLVASPGANRNNKRPIPNADMGGRLPLKRKPGPLPKNFSIRRPSGGATPPLSPIPMAPSPVPWTSVIEKELPSFDERPTLVTVNGLDSPSSSERSRSPSPTMDMPSYSVNEVNYARNSNPYSYTNSGALDTVTTNSLNDFYPSICDDKQSISQILKEANSVSVVANSQPEVKPKITAEDLQEIENQNNEIRKHLHKLVRRPGKNFTELFDNIKTLKGNIEIQVKMVELIIKESLRFKRQHLAHLLEEYIQNLLSCENK from the exons ATGACCATAATCGTGTTCCTGATCGACACTTCGGCGTCAATGTTGCAAAG GACGTACATAGGTGGCCGTACTACACTTCTCGACGTCGCGAAATCGGCCGTCgaaacttttgttaaaataagacAGCGGAGTATGGACAGTAGAATTGACCGCTACATGCTGCTAACTTTCGAGGAAACCCCtaacaatattaaagctg GTTGGAAGGAAAATCTCGCCACTTTTATGAACGAGTTGAAAAACTTGCAATGCTATTCGATGACCACGATGGGAGTCGCAGTCAAACAAGCCTTTGATATTCTTAATATCAACAGGATGACATCCGGGATTGACACTTACGGTCAAGGCCGGTGCCCCTTTTTTCTTGAAACCTCGGTCATAGTCCTCATAACGGACGGAGGCAAGCTCACGACCATCAATGGGGTCCATGAGGAGTTCAACTTGCCCATGCACTCGCCCGTCCCTGGCTCCGAGTTGACCAGGGAACCATTCAG gtGGGACCAACGCCTGTTTGCGCTGGTTTTGCGCCTTACGGGGACTCCGGCCATCGAACGCGACACTGGCCTTGTCCCCAGTGACTCCAGCCCCATCGATGCCATGTGTGAAGTGACCGGTGGGCGTTCCTACTGTATCACTTCCCACCGAATGCTCAACCAATGCATCGATAGTTTGGTCCAGAAAGTCCAAAACGGTGTTGTAATAAATTTCGAGAAAATAGGACCCGATCCACCGCCCCCTGTCATGGAGAAGGGCGAGGACGGGAAAGAGGAGTCGAAAGATGACGAGTTTGATCGAATGAATCCCCCGATTCTATCAACGAATTGGCACAACTGTCGCAAAATGATTTATGTGCCAAAATCGAGTAAATCGTACTGTGTTGGTTTCTGGCCGATTCCTGAGTCCTTCTGGCCTGAAGTGACCGCCTCAGTGTTACCCGCACGTTCAGCTCACCCTAACATCAAATTCACTTGCACAAATTCCGAACCTTTAGTAATCGAAAATCTTCCGTTTGATAAATACGAACTTGAGCCTTCGCCCCTGACTCAGTACGTCCTATCACGGAAACAACCCAAGACTTGTTGGCAAGTTTTCGTGGCCAATAGTTACAAAAACTCAGAGGTTGGCCACCCTTTCGGGTATCTGAAGGCCAGTACAAATCTCAGTTGTGTTAATCTCTTTGTTATGCCGTATAATTATCCCGTACTGTTGCCACTTTTGGACGAATTGGCGAAAATACATCGGTGGAAACCGACGAATGAATGGAGGACTCAGTTTCAGAATTATTTAAGGACGTTACCGGCGTACTATGCGGGCCCTCTGAGACGTGCTTTAACACGAATGGGGACGCCGCTAGCTTTGGCACAAACTTTAATACCGGAAAATTCCGAAAATTTGAGTTATTCCGTCTCGAATTATCTCAAAAGGCTTAAAAATCAAGCGAAAGTTGAGTACGATAAGCTTTGCAGCGAAATCACGTTGAGACAAAATGCCCAATTAAATATGAAGCAAAACTCGGAGCAGATTAGAGTTATGCCCAAA gtTACCCTGAAGAAGGAGCTGATCAGTCACCCCCTCCTCATGGACAAGTTCAACGCCCACCGCGACCAGCTCCTCGACCAATCCAATCCCTTCCACGTGACGCTCGATAAAGAGCGTCAGAATGTCAGTTTCAAAAATCCCTTTGATATACCTCGTAACCGTCTCGTTCAACAAGTCGTCCGTATGCGTAACAATTTCCTACAACCTGATTGGATCTCCCTAGACCAAGATAGTGCCCATTCGTTGCCCATCTCCCAGATGGGCAACTACCAGGAATACCTCAAACGTCAAACACCTCAATTGCGTGAAATCGAGTCGGCCCCAGTCCGACAACACATGTTCGGAAATCCGTTTAAAATCGACAAGAGAATGATGGTCGATGAGGCCGATATTGACTTAGTGGCGTCACCTGGTGCCAACAGAAACAACAAAAGGCCGATACCTAATGCCGATATGGGGGGCCGCTTGCCCCTCAAACGCAAACCAGGGCCTTTACCTAAGAATTTCTCGATTCGGAGACCGAGTGGCGGGGCGACGCCCCCCCTGAGCCCCATTCCCATGGCCCCCTCCCCAGTGCCATG GACGAGCGTGATCGAGAAGGAGTTGCCGTCCTTTGACGAGCGCCCGACCTTGGTCACCGTCAACGGCCTTGACAGCCCCTCTTCCAGCGAAAGGTCGCGTTCGCCGTCCCCCACTATGGACATGCCGTCCTATAGCGTGAACGAAGTGAATTATGCGCGAAATTCGAACCCTTACAGTTACACGAATTCAGGTGCCTTAGATACGGTCACTACGAACTCGTTGAACGATTTTTATCCCAGTATTTGTGACGATAAGCAGAGTATTTCGCAGATTTTGAAAGAGGCGAATAGTGTGAGTGTCGTTGCGAATAGTCAGCCAGAAGTCAAACCCAAA ATTACGGCCGAAGATCTCCAAGAAATCGAAAATCAGAATAACGAAATACGCAAACACTTGCATAAGTTAGTGCGAAGGCCTGGTAAAAATTTCACGGAACTTTTCGATAACATAAAAACGTTGAAAGGCAATATTGAGATACAAGTGAAAATGGTGGAATTGATTATTAAAGAATCGCTAAGGTTCAAGAGACAGCATTTGGCGCATTTGTTAGAAGAGTACATCCAGAATTTGTTAAGTTGTGAGAATAAGTAA